From Lolium perenne isolate Kyuss_39 chromosome 5, Kyuss_2.0, whole genome shotgun sequence, a single genomic window includes:
- the LOC127302504 gene encoding dehydration-responsive element-binding protein 1A, with translation MCPIKREMSGESGLSCSGEYHSPSTSPEQQQGHSQKQTAWTKRPAGRTKFRETRHPVFRGVRRRGNAGRWVCEVRVPGRRGSRLWVGTFDTAEIAARAHDAAMLALAAGDACLNFADSAELLAVPASYRSLEEVRHAVTEAVEDFERRQELGEEDALSGTSSSTPSSSSSLTDDEEASSQADNSPFELEVLSDMGWDLYYSSLAQGMMLMAPPFLAASAAFGDYGEVNLADVPLWSYQS, from the coding sequence ATGTGTCCGATCAAGAGGGAGATGAGCGGGGAGTCAGGCTTGTCGTGCAGCGGGGAGTATCACTCGCCCTcgacctcgccggagcagcagcaggGGCACAGTCAGAAGCAGACGGCGTGGACGAAGCGGCCGGCGGGGCGGACAAAGTTCAGGGAGACGCGGCACCCGGTGTTCCGCGGCGTGCGGCGCAGGGGCAATGCCGggcggtgggtgtgcgaggtgcgGGTGCCAGGGCGGCGTGGAAGCAGGCTCTGGGTCGGCACCTTCGACACCGCTGAGATCGCCGCACGCGCGCACGACGCCGCCATGCTCGCCCTGGCCGCGGGCGATGCCTGCCTCAACTTCGCCGACTCCGCCGAGCTGCTCGCCGTGCCGGCATCCTACCGCAGCCTCGAGGAGGTCCGCCACGCCGTCACCGAGGCCGTCGAGGACTTCGAGCGGCGCCAGGAGCTCGGCGAGGAGGACGCTCTTTCCGGCACGTCTTCTTcgacgccctcctcctcctcctccctcaccGACGACGAGGAGGCGTCTTCGCAGGCCGACAATTCGCCGTTCGAGCTGGAAGTCCTCAGTGATATGGGATGGGACCTGTACTACTCCAGCTTAGCGCAGGGCATGATGCTCATGGCGCCGCCTTTCTTGGCTGCGTCTGCGGCGTTCGGCGATTACGGCGAGGTCAACCTCGCCGATGTACCGCTCTGGAGCTACCAGAGCTAG